A DNA window from Sphingopyxis macrogoltabida contains the following coding sequences:
- a CDS encoding efflux RND transporter periplasmic adaptor subunit — MMLSLGACAGKDDEGGRGRGAPEVGYVTAVVQAVPVTTQLGGRTVAFETSEVRPQVNGLIRRRLFAEGSFVRAGQPLYQIDASLYQAAADQAAANLASARASAQAADEKAKRFEPLAKMQAVAEQDYTDALAQARVARATVAQNAAALETARINLRYTTLSAPISGRIGRSLATPGALVSASQSEPLATIQQTDPIYVDMQQSSAELIRLRQALASGGTQPGSTTVRLKLEDGSDYGFAGTVQFSEIAVSEATGTVTLRARFPNPKGLLLPGMFVTALFDQSVNPAAMLVPQAAVQRDFDGSAFVYLVGKDNKAARRKVTAERTVGANWVVTEGLKSGEKIITQGIGNLKAGAPIKPVPASTPQRVGAPAAKGAAAKGT, encoded by the coding sequence ATGATGCTGTCGCTGGGCGCTTGCGCCGGCAAGGACGACGAGGGCGGGCGCGGGCGCGGCGCCCCCGAGGTCGGCTATGTCACGGCCGTGGTACAGGCGGTTCCGGTCACCACCCAGCTCGGCGGCCGCACCGTCGCGTTCGAGACGAGCGAGGTGCGTCCGCAGGTGAACGGCCTGATCCGCCGCCGCCTGTTCGCCGAAGGCAGCTTCGTGCGCGCCGGGCAGCCGCTCTACCAGATCGACGCCAGCCTTTATCAGGCGGCGGCGGATCAGGCCGCGGCGAATCTGGCGAGCGCGCGGGCAAGCGCGCAGGCGGCCGACGAAAAGGCAAAGCGCTTCGAGCCGCTCGCGAAGATGCAGGCGGTCGCCGAGCAGGATTATACCGACGCGCTGGCGCAGGCGCGCGTCGCGCGTGCCACCGTAGCGCAAAATGCCGCGGCGCTCGAAACCGCGCGCATCAACCTCCGCTACACGACGCTTTCCGCGCCGATCAGCGGCCGGATCGGGCGCAGCCTTGCCACCCCCGGCGCGCTGGTCAGCGCGAGCCAGTCGGAGCCGCTGGCGACGATCCAGCAGACCGATCCCATCTATGTCGACATGCAGCAGTCGAGCGCCGAACTCATCCGGCTGCGCCAGGCGCTGGCGAGCGGCGGCACCCAGCCCGGCAGCACGACGGTGCGGTTGAAGCTGGAGGACGGCAGCGATTACGGGTTCGCCGGCACCGTCCAGTTTTCGGAGATCGCGGTCAGCGAAGCGACGGGCACGGTGACGCTGCGCGCGCGCTTCCCCAATCCCAAGGGGCTGTTGCTGCCCGGCATGTTCGTCACCGCGCTGTTCGACCAGTCGGTCAACCCCGCCGCGATGCTGGTGCCACAGGCCGCGGTGCAGCGCGATTTCGACGGATCGGCGTTCGTCTACCTCGTCGGCAAGGACAACAAGGCGGCGCGGCGCAAGGTCACCGCCGAGCGGACGGTCGGCGCCAACTGGGTCGTCACCGAGGGGCTGAAGTCCGGCGAAAAGATCATCACGCAGGGAATCGGCAACCTCAAGGCCGGAGCGCCGATCAAGCCGGTTCCGGCGAGCACGCCGCAGCGGGTCGGGGCGCCCGCGGCCAAGGGCGCGGCAGCGAAAGGAACTTAA
- a CDS encoding efflux RND transporter permease subunit, giving the protein MSRLFIDRPIFAWVLAIIVMLGGLGALFSLPIEQYPDIAPAQVNIRANYPGASAETIENSVTQVLEQQLTGIDGLLYFSSQSSSRGQASITAIFEKGTDPDIAQVQVQNKIQTAISRLPQQVQQQGIRVTKSNADTLLLVAVYDSTNTRSNQDVSDYMASNIQDPLSRVEGVGDVNIFGAPHAMRIWLNPQRLAAMSLMPSDVISAITAQNSEVAAGDVGGLPAPQGQMLNATVTAQSRMQTVEEFENIVLKTLPDGSSVRIKDIARVEVGAESYAVISRINGHPGAGMSISLSPGSDALETADRVKARMAELAADFPDGVTYSYANDATAFIKLSVSEVQKSLFEAILLVILVMFVFLQSWRAVLIPAIAVPVVLLGTFGIFYMAGFSINTMTLFGLTLAIGLLVDDAIVVVENVERLMEENPGMSAREATIQSMQELQVALIAIALVLSAVFMPMAFFGGSTGVIYRQFSITIVSAMALSVLVALILSPALTSSLLKPKTHGETAETHRFPRLHALGERLKNGFNTRFDRTVNRYVGSVGAVVDRKWLFLGIYAVILVLLAVLFLRLPSGFLPNEDQGRVQVQFRLPAGATQERTLEVRNAVEDYFLTHEKANTGALFLIAGGGGGAAAGQNTGQGYVNLVDWDDRPGDENTADAITERARKALSGLRDAQVFALVPGAVRGLGDTSGFTMQFQNRGGLSREQFSAARDRLLAMANANPKLTSVRLSDLPDVATLKVDIDTQRLTAYGLTNSDVNNTLATAWGGRYVNDFIDKGRVKRVYVQGDAPYRAKPEDLGQWYVRSADGEMSPFSAFSRIGWATTPATTSRFQGVSAFEISGQPSAGVSSGEAMDEMEAMAAQIPGTSVAWSGSSYQERLSSGQAPFLYAISLLVVFLCLAALYESWSIPLAVILIVPLGLIGAVFAVTLRGLENDVYLQIGLLTTMGLAAKNAILMIEFAEQEERKGKRVIEAAIEAARIRLRPILMTSFAFIFGVLPLAIATGAGANSRVAIGTAVIGGMLTAAFLAIFFIPLFFVLVRRGVRDGLAALRRRFGKEKDGDKDAGAGGTEVPA; this is encoded by the coding sequence ATGTCGCGCCTTTTCATCGACCGGCCGATCTTTGCCTGGGTGCTGGCGATCATCGTCATGCTCGGCGGGCTGGGCGCGCTCTTTTCGCTGCCGATCGAGCAATATCCCGATATCGCCCCGGCGCAGGTCAATATCCGCGCCAACTATCCGGGCGCGTCTGCCGAGACGATTGAGAACAGCGTCACGCAGGTGCTCGAACAGCAACTGACCGGGATCGACGGCCTGCTCTATTTCAGCTCGCAGTCGAGCTCGCGCGGGCAGGCGAGCATCACCGCGATCTTCGAGAAGGGCACCGACCCCGACATTGCGCAGGTCCAGGTCCAGAACAAGATCCAGACCGCGATTTCGCGCCTGCCGCAGCAGGTGCAGCAACAGGGCATCCGCGTCACCAAGTCGAACGCCGACACGCTGCTCCTCGTCGCCGTCTATGATTCGACGAACACCCGGTCGAACCAGGACGTGTCCGACTATATGGCGTCGAACATCCAGGACCCGCTGTCGCGCGTCGAGGGGGTCGGCGACGTCAACATCTTCGGCGCGCCGCACGCGATGCGCATCTGGCTGAACCCGCAGCGGCTGGCGGCGATGTCGCTGATGCCGAGCGACGTCATCTCGGCGATCACCGCGCAGAACAGCGAGGTCGCCGCTGGCGACGTCGGCGGCCTTCCCGCGCCGCAGGGCCAGATGCTCAACGCGACGGTCACCGCGCAGTCGCGGATGCAGACGGTCGAGGAGTTCGAGAATATCGTCCTCAAGACGCTCCCCGACGGGTCGAGCGTGCGCATCAAGGATATCGCGCGGGTCGAGGTCGGCGCCGAAAGCTATGCCGTCATCAGCCGCATCAACGGCCATCCCGGCGCCGGCATGTCGATTTCGCTGTCACCGGGGTCCGACGCGCTCGAAACCGCCGACCGGGTGAAAGCGCGGATGGCGGAACTCGCCGCCGATTTCCCCGACGGCGTGACCTACAGCTACGCCAACGACGCGACCGCCTTCATCAAGCTGTCGGTGAGCGAGGTGCAGAAATCGCTGTTCGAGGCGATCCTGCTCGTCATCCTCGTCATGTTCGTCTTTCTGCAGAGCTGGCGCGCGGTGCTGATACCCGCGATCGCGGTGCCGGTGGTGCTGCTCGGCACCTTCGGCATTTTCTATATGGCGGGATTCAGCATCAATACGATGACGCTGTTCGGGCTGACGCTCGCCATCGGCCTGCTCGTCGACGATGCGATCGTCGTCGTCGAGAATGTCGAGCGATTGATGGAAGAAAATCCCGGCATGTCGGCGCGCGAGGCGACGATCCAGTCGATGCAGGAATTGCAGGTCGCGCTGATCGCGATCGCGCTCGTGCTGTCGGCGGTGTTCATGCCGATGGCCTTCTTCGGCGGCTCGACCGGCGTCATCTACCGGCAATTCTCGATCACCATCGTCTCGGCGATGGCGCTGTCGGTGCTCGTCGCGCTGATCCTGAGCCCCGCGCTGACCTCGAGCCTGCTCAAGCCCAAGACGCATGGCGAGACGGCGGAGACGCACCGCTTTCCGCGCCTCCACGCGCTTGGCGAGCGGCTGAAGAACGGCTTCAACACCCGTTTCGACCGCACCGTGAACCGCTATGTCGGCAGCGTCGGCGCGGTGGTCGACCGCAAATGGCTGTTCCTCGGCATCTATGCCGTCATCCTCGTCCTGCTCGCGGTGCTGTTCCTGCGCCTGCCGAGCGGCTTCCTGCCAAACGAGGATCAGGGCCGCGTCCAGGTCCAGTTCCGCCTGCCCGCCGGCGCCACCCAGGAGCGCACGCTCGAGGTGCGTAACGCGGTCGAAGATTATTTCCTGACCCACGAAAAGGCGAACACCGGCGCGCTGTTCCTGATCGCCGGCGGCGGCGGCGGGGCCGCGGCAGGCCAGAACACCGGCCAGGGATATGTCAATCTTGTCGACTGGGACGACCGGCCGGGCGACGAGAACACCGCCGATGCGATCACCGAACGCGCGCGCAAGGCACTGAGCGGGCTGCGCGACGCACAGGTCTTCGCGCTCGTTCCCGGCGCGGTCCGCGGGCTCGGCGACACGTCGGGGTTCACGATGCAGTTCCAGAATCGCGGCGGGCTCAGCCGCGAACAATTCTCTGCCGCGCGCGACCGGCTGCTCGCGATGGCGAACGCCAATCCCAAGCTGACCTCGGTGCGCCTCAGCGACCTTCCCGACGTCGCGACGCTCAAGGTCGATATCGATACCCAGCGGCTGACCGCCTATGGGCTCACTAACAGCGACGTGAACAATACCCTCGCGACCGCCTGGGGTGGCCGCTACGTCAATGATTTCATCGACAAGGGCCGCGTCAAGCGCGTCTATGTCCAGGGCGACGCGCCCTATCGCGCCAAGCCCGAAGACCTCGGTCAATGGTATGTCCGCTCGGCCGATGGCGAGATGTCGCCTTTCTCGGCCTTTTCGCGGATCGGCTGGGCGACCACCCCCGCGACCACGTCGCGCTTCCAGGGTGTTTCGGCGTTCGAGATTTCGGGCCAGCCGTCCGCCGGGGTCAGCTCGGGCGAGGCGATGGACGAAATGGAAGCGATGGCGGCGCAGATTCCCGGGACCAGCGTCGCCTGGTCGGGTTCCTCCTATCAGGAGCGGCTGTCGTCGGGGCAGGCGCCCTTCCTCTACGCGATTTCGCTGCTCGTCGTTTTCCTATGCCTCGCGGCGCTCTACGAAAGCTGGTCGATCCCGCTCGCGGTGATCCTGATCGTCCCGCTCGGGCTGATCGGCGCGGTGTTCGCGGTGACGCTGCGCGGGCTCGAGAATGACGTCTATCTCCAGATCGGGCTGCTCACGACGATGGGGCTCGCGGCGAAAAATGCGATCCTGATGATCGAATTCGCCGAACAGGAGGAACGCAAGGGCAAGCGCGTGATCGAGGCGGCGATCGAGGCGGCGCGCATCCGCCTGCGGCCGATCCTGATGACCAGCTTCGCCTTCATCTTCGGCGTTCTGCCGCTCGCGATCGCGACCGGCGCGGGCGCGAACAGCCGCGTCGCGATCGGCACCGCGGTGATCGGCGGCATGCTGACCGCCGCCTTCCTCGCCATCTTCTTCATCCCGCTCTTCTTCGTCCTCGTCAGAAGGGGTGTCCGCGACGGCCTCGCCGCGCTGCGCCGGCGCTTCGGTAAGGAAAAGGATGGCGACAAGGATGCGGGCGCCGGCGGGACGGAGGTTCCGGCATGA
- a CDS encoding efflux transporter outer membrane subunit, whose protein sequence is MALRPLLLAGTLALAGCSLAPKTVLPAPPVPQSWPVGDAYLLQSEAALPILSYRSVFTDPRLQTLAEQALANNRDLRVAYANVAAARAQARVSRAGQFPEIGISAGAGYADSGGAGNGSGDFSLRGGITAFELDLFGRLANAAEADRNSALATEAASRTVRLALIADLAGAWATYGADRDLLAIAQDTAANARENVRLTKARLDGGVAPRTDLRQAEQILATAEDAIAAQTSAIAQDENLIRLLVGGDVDRALLPAGLAEVTPAIVSLPAGVSSQVLLRRPDVIEAEYRLRAANADIGVARARLFPTISLTGLLGFASDALGSLFDGGSFGWSAGGDAAATIFDAGGRRAGVAVTEAQRDAALAGYEGAIQTAFREVADALAVQGTISERVRAAAANTEAAADTARLTDARYKGGVDSFLASLDAQRSLYTARRSEIATGLLLVNTRIALFRALGGDSGAGSRTP, encoded by the coding sequence ATGGCGCTCCGCCCCCTCCTGCTCGCGGGGACGCTGGCGCTGGCGGGCTGCTCGCTCGCGCCGAAGACGGTGCTTCCCGCGCCGCCGGTGCCGCAAAGCTGGCCGGTCGGCGACGCCTATCTGCTGCAGAGCGAGGCGGCGCTACCGATCCTTTCCTATCGCAGCGTCTTCACCGACCCGCGGTTGCAGACGCTCGCCGAACAGGCGCTGGCGAACAACCGCGACCTGCGCGTCGCCTATGCCAATGTCGCCGCCGCGCGCGCGCAGGCGCGCGTCAGCCGCGCGGGACAGTTCCCCGAAATCGGGATCAGCGCCGGGGCCGGCTATGCGGATAGCGGCGGCGCCGGCAATGGGAGCGGCGATTTCTCGCTGCGCGGCGGCATCACTGCGTTCGAGCTCGACCTGTTCGGCCGCCTCGCCAATGCCGCCGAAGCGGACCGCAACAGCGCGCTCGCGACCGAAGCCGCATCGCGCACCGTCCGCCTCGCGCTGATCGCCGACCTCGCGGGGGCATGGGCGACCTATGGCGCCGACCGCGACCTGCTCGCGATCGCGCAGGATACCGCCGCCAATGCGCGCGAGAATGTCCGGTTGACGAAAGCGCGGCTCGACGGCGGCGTCGCGCCGCGCACCGACCTCAGGCAGGCCGAACAGATTCTCGCGACCGCCGAGGATGCGATCGCGGCGCAGACGAGCGCGATCGCGCAGGACGAAAATCTCATCCGCCTGCTCGTCGGCGGCGATGTCGACCGCGCGCTGCTGCCCGCCGGGCTCGCCGAGGTGACGCCGGCGATCGTGTCGCTGCCCGCCGGGGTCAGCTCGCAGGTCCTGCTGCGCCGTCCCGACGTGATCGAGGCCGAATATCGCCTCCGCGCCGCCAACGCCGACATCGGCGTCGCGCGGGCGCGGCTGTTCCCGACGATCTCGCTCACCGGCCTGCTCGGTTTCGCGAGCGACGCGCTCGGCAGCCTGTTCGACGGCGGGTCGTTCGGCTGGTCGGCGGGCGGCGACGCCGCGGCGACGATCTTCGACGCCGGCGGCCGCCGCGCCGGGGTCGCGGTGACCGAGGCGCAACGCGACGCCGCGCTTGCCGGCTATGAAGGCGCGATCCAGACAGCGTTCCGCGAAGTCGCCGACGCGCTTGCGGTGCAGGGCACGATATCCGAACGCGTCCGCGCCGCCGCCGCGAATACCGAAGCCGCCGCCGACACCGCGCGGCTGACCGACGCGCGCTACAAAGGCGGGGTCGACAGCTTCCTCGCCAGCCTCGACGCGCAGCGCAGCCTCTATACGGCGCGGCGGAGCGAGATCGCGACCGGGCTCCTGCTCGTCAACACGCGAATCGCGCTGTTTCGGGCCCTCGGCGGCGACAGCGGCGCGGGAAGCCGCACGCCCTGA
- a CDS encoding ImuA family protein yields MRESFSQLAGLRRRVARLAASGHENRPAEGWLASGDARFDDALGGGLAIGRVHEFFAADALDATSAAAFAALVALRTPGKAPLIWLRTSDAGKRSGHIYAPGIAELGGDPDRLLLVEAADPKMLLACANDAIRCPGAAAVIVESWGKFPLLDLTAGRRLALGARDAGTTLLLLRLNAVPVPSVAETRWSVAAAASHALEANAPGAPAFDLELLRWRAGPAGARWRLDWNHDGQCFGQGFGNDAALSGALLPLPARRAMASHGAAAA; encoded by the coding sequence ATGCGCGAGTCGTTTTCCCAACTCGCCGGGCTGCGCCGCCGCGTCGCCCGGCTGGCCGCCAGCGGCCATGAAAACCGTCCGGCCGAAGGCTGGCTGGCCAGCGGCGATGCGCGCTTCGACGACGCGCTCGGCGGCGGGCTGGCGATCGGACGGGTCCATGAATTTTTTGCCGCCGACGCGCTCGACGCGACGAGCGCGGCCGCTTTCGCGGCGCTCGTCGCGCTGCGCACCCCGGGCAAGGCGCCGCTGATCTGGCTGCGCACGAGCGACGCCGGCAAGCGCAGCGGGCATATCTATGCCCCCGGGATTGCCGAACTCGGCGGCGACCCCGACCGGCTGCTGCTGGTCGAGGCGGCCGATCCCAAAATGCTGCTCGCCTGCGCCAACGATGCGATCCGCTGCCCCGGCGCGGCAGCGGTGATCGTCGAAAGCTGGGGCAAATTCCCTTTGCTCGACCTGACCGCCGGGCGCCGCCTGGCGCTCGGCGCGCGCGACGCGGGCACGACGCTGCTGCTGCTCCGCCTCAACGCCGTGCCGGTACCGAGCGTCGCCGAAACGCGCTGGAGCGTCGCCGCCGCCGCGTCGCACGCCCTCGAAGCCAATGCCCCCGGCGCGCCCGCTTTCGACCTCGAACTGCTGCGCTGGCGCGCCGGCCCCGCGGGTGCACGCTGGCGACTGGACTGGAATCATGACGGACAATGCTTTGGACAGGGCTTCGGGAACGACGCGGCGCTATCTGGCGCTCTTCTTCCCCTTCCTGCCCGCCGAGCGATGGCTTCGCACGGCGCCGCGGCCGCCTGA
- a CDS encoding Y-family DNA polymerase encodes MTDNALDRASGTTRRYLALFFPFLPAERWLRTAPRPPDAPLVFAEKQRGAMRLASVDAAALAAGLRPGMPLADARAQVGELAVIAHDPVLDHEWLDRLAQGCARYTPLVALDAPDGLILDIAGAAHLHDGEAGVIADVENRLARLGMTMRHALGPTADAARALARYQARPAPDEAQATRRLPVAALELDGEATTALVRAGLKTIGDLASRPMANLAARFGAEAAMALRRLLGDAPSPLDPRVAPPPVATERRFAEPLGSTAHAAKVLAELAAEAIEELGARGKGGRHFRATFFRSDGLARTIAIETGHPTRDVGLVMRLFAERMDGLADPLDPGFGFDMIRLAVPRLEALGASQLKLEGGAVKVAAIDELADRLATRLGRGRVRRLRPADTHIPEQAQLELPAIDAPAPLPWPAPDAGEPPTRPFHLFDPPQPIEVIAEVPDGPPQRFRWRRAFHAVRRYEGPERIAAEWWRRRDNGGLTRDYYRVEDAQGRRFWLFRHGLYDEKPDPRWYIHGVFA; translated from the coding sequence ATGACGGACAATGCTTTGGACAGGGCTTCGGGAACGACGCGGCGCTATCTGGCGCTCTTCTTCCCCTTCCTGCCCGCCGAGCGATGGCTTCGCACGGCGCCGCGGCCGCCTGACGCCCCGCTCGTCTTCGCCGAGAAGCAGCGCGGCGCGATGCGTCTCGCGAGCGTCGATGCGGCGGCGCTGGCGGCCGGGCTGCGTCCCGGCATGCCGCTCGCCGACGCGCGCGCGCAGGTCGGCGAACTCGCGGTCATCGCGCACGATCCGGTGCTCGACCATGAATGGCTCGACCGGCTCGCGCAGGGGTGCGCGCGCTATACGCCGCTCGTCGCGCTCGACGCCCCCGACGGGCTGATCCTCGACATCGCGGGTGCCGCCCATCTCCATGACGGCGAAGCGGGGGTGATCGCCGATGTCGAAAACCGCCTCGCGCGGCTCGGCATGACGATGCGCCACGCGCTCGGCCCCACCGCCGACGCCGCACGCGCACTCGCGCGTTATCAGGCGCGCCCCGCTCCCGACGAGGCGCAGGCGACCCGCCGCCTGCCCGTCGCCGCGCTCGAACTCGACGGCGAGGCGACGACCGCGCTCGTCCGCGCGGGGCTCAAGACGATCGGCGACCTCGCGAGCCGCCCGATGGCGAACCTTGCCGCACGCTTCGGTGCCGAGGCCGCAATGGCGCTGCGCCGCCTGCTCGGCGATGCGCCGAGCCCGCTCGACCCGCGCGTCGCCCCGCCGCCGGTCGCCACCGAACGCCGCTTCGCCGAGCCGCTGGGGAGTACCGCGCACGCCGCCAAGGTGCTGGCCGAACTCGCCGCCGAAGCGATCGAAGAATTGGGCGCGCGCGGCAAGGGCGGGCGTCATTTCCGCGCCACCTTCTTTCGCAGCGATGGCCTCGCGCGGACGATCGCGATCGAGACCGGCCACCCGACGCGCGACGTCGGTCTCGTCATGCGCCTGTTCGCCGAACGGATGGACGGCCTCGCCGATCCGCTCGACCCCGGCTTCGGCTTCGACATGATCCGCCTCGCAGTGCCGCGGCTCGAGGCGCTCGGCGCGAGCCAGCTCAAGCTCGAGGGCGGCGCCGTGAAAGTCGCCGCCATCGACGAGCTTGCCGACCGGCTGGCGACGCGGCTCGGGCGCGGCCGGGTGCGGCGTCTTCGTCCGGCCGACACGCATATCCCCGAACAGGCGCAGCTCGAACTGCCCGCGATCGACGCACCCGCGCCGCTGCCCTGGCCGGCGCCCGATGCCGGCGAACCGCCGACGCGCCCTTTCCACCTCTTCGACCCGCCACAGCCGATCGAGGTGATCGCCGAGGTTCCCGACGGGCCGCCGCAGCGCTTTCGCTGGCGACGCGCCTTTCATGCCGTGCGCCGTTACGAAGGCCCCGAACGCATCGCCGCCGAATGGTGGCGGCGCCGCGACAATGGCGGGCTGACGCGCGATTATTACCGCGTCGAGGACGCGCAGGGCCGCCGCTTCTGGCTGTTCCGTCACGGGCTTTACGACGAAAAGCCCGACCCGCGCTGGTATATCCATGGGGTCTTCGCATGA
- a CDS encoding PHP domain-containing protein produces MSDAPETGPETRFAELVAATNYSFLRGASHPAEMVAEALALGMTGIGIADRNSVAGVVRALTGLRKLHEDAAEEGIELPPIKLVVGARLVFDDGTPDIIAYPTTRHGWGRLTRMLTIGNRRTQKGDCVMKLKNLLTHCDDMILIAMASERNEFALRRLKKVAPDSLWLGATMPRAGSDRRHLARLSCLADRIGIPMLATNDALYATREQRPLHDVITCIREGTNLDDAGRLLRANGERHLKLASALVV; encoded by the coding sequence ATGAGCGATGCGCCCGAGACCGGCCCCGAAACCCGCTTCGCCGAACTGGTCGCGGCGACCAACTACAGCTTCCTGCGCGGCGCCTCGCACCCCGCCGAGATGGTCGCCGAGGCGCTCGCGCTCGGCATGACCGGCATCGGCATCGCCGACCGCAACAGCGTCGCGGGGGTGGTGCGGGCGCTGACCGGACTGCGCAAGTTACACGAAGATGCAGCCGAAGAAGGGATCGAACTGCCTCCCATAAAGCTCGTCGTCGGTGCCCGGCTGGTGTTCGATGACGGAACCCCTGACATCATCGCCTATCCGACCACGCGCCACGGCTGGGGCCGCCTGACCCGGATGCTCACCATCGGCAATCGCCGTACCCAAAAGGGCGACTGCGTGATGAAACTCAAAAACCTGCTGACCCATTGCGATGATATGATCCTGATCGCGATGGCGAGCGAAAGGAATGAGTTTGCCCTGCGCCGCCTCAAAAAGGTCGCGCCCGATTCGCTATGGCTGGGGGCAACGATGCCGAGGGCAGGCAGCGACCGCCGCCATCTCGCCAGACTGAGCTGTTTGGCCGACCGCATCGGCATTCCGATGCTTGCGACCAACGACGCACTTTACGCCACGCGCGAACAGCGGCCGCTCCACGACGTCATCACCTGCATTCGCGAAGGCACCAACCTCGATGATGCAGGCCGTCTGCTCCGCGCCAATGGCGAACGCCATCTGAAGTTAGCGTCCGCGCTCGTGGTGTAA
- a CDS encoding IS256-like element ISSpma2 family transposase: MTEDRLLIEELAAKGGQPDFLRTIAENVLQLIMEADVDGLIGAGRHERSSERATWRNGYRDRSLDTRVGTLNLKIPKLRAGSYFPGFLEPRKMVEKALVAVIQEAWIGGVSTRRVDELVQAMGMTGISKSTVSKLCKDIDERVHAFLKRPLTGEWPYLWLDATYLKVREGGRIISVAAIIAMAVNTEGRREIVGLHIGPSEAEVFWSDFLKDLVRRGLTGVKLVISDAHEGLKGAITRVMGATWQRCRVHFMRNALSYVPKGQNTVVAAAIRQVFLQPDQKSATQVWRQVADQLRTRWPKLGACMDEAETDVLAYTGFPTQHRTKLHSTNPLERLNKEVKRRADVVGIFPNEDSIIRLVGAVLMEQNDEWQLQHRYMQIEGMAELNQPMIEEENQPLHITAKAA; encoded by the coding sequence ATGACCGAGGACAGATTACTGATCGAAGAGCTTGCTGCGAAGGGCGGCCAACCGGATTTTTTGCGCACCATCGCCGAGAACGTGCTGCAGCTGATCATGGAGGCCGACGTTGATGGCCTGATCGGCGCGGGTCGCCACGAACGCAGCAGCGAGCGCGCGACCTGGCGCAACGGCTATCGCGACCGTTCGCTGGATACCCGGGTAGGCACGCTGAACCTGAAAATCCCCAAGCTGCGTGCTGGGTCCTACTTTCCGGGCTTCCTTGAGCCCCGCAAGATGGTCGAGAAAGCGCTGGTTGCGGTGATCCAGGAAGCGTGGATCGGCGGGGTCAGCACCCGGCGGGTCGATGAACTCGTCCAGGCCATGGGCATGACCGGCATCTCCAAGTCCACCGTCTCCAAGCTTTGCAAGGACATTGACGAGCGCGTCCATGCCTTTCTGAAACGCCCGCTCACCGGCGAATGGCCGTATCTCTGGCTCGATGCCACCTATCTCAAGGTACGCGAAGGCGGGCGGATCATCAGCGTTGCCGCAATAATCGCCATGGCCGTCAACACCGAGGGCCGGCGCGAGATCGTCGGCCTGCATATCGGCCCCTCGGAAGCGGAGGTCTTCTGGTCCGACTTCCTGAAGGACCTTGTTCGGCGCGGTCTTACCGGCGTGAAGCTGGTCATCTCCGATGCTCACGAGGGCCTCAAGGGCGCGATCACCCGCGTCATGGGCGCCACCTGGCAGCGCTGCCGGGTGCACTTCATGCGCAATGCCCTGTCCTATGTGCCCAAGGGCCAGAACACTGTCGTCGCCGCCGCGATCCGCCAGGTCTTCCTGCAGCCCGATCAGAAAAGCGCAACGCAGGTCTGGCGACAGGTCGCCGACCAGTTGCGCACCCGTTGGCCCAAGCTCGGCGCCTGCATGGACGAGGCCGAAACCGACGTGCTCGCCTACACCGGCTTTCCCACCCAGCACCGCACGAAGTTACACTCAACCAATCCGCTCGAGCGGCTCAACAAGGAGGTCAAGCGCCGCGCCGACGTCGTCGGAATCTTCCCGAACGAAGACAGCATCATCCGCCTCGTCGGGGCTGTGCTGATGGAGCAGAACGACGAGTGGCAGCTCCAGCACCGATACATGCAGATCGAAGGCATGGCCGAACTCAACCAACCCATGATCGAGGAGGAAAATCAGCCCCTACACATCACCGCCAAAGCCGCCTGA